Genomic DNA from Pseudodesulfovibrio sp. JC047:
GTGATACGATTCGCCAAAACATCGGGCGTGGCTATGAGAGTCGAGACGTCAGACCGCAAGGACGTCATGTCGGAGGCCACCATCCCGGCAAAATTGACGGGGACCGCCGCCTGATCGAAAACGGACCAGACTTCGTCCAGGGCCGTGTTGACGAGGTCAATGGCTTCGGTTCGTACCCATTCAGACCCCTTGACGTCGAAGGAGGCGGCGAAGTCCTTTTTTGATGTTTCCTGTACGGTGGCCGCTGAATCCTTCACCGCCCAGGACGTATCAACGGTTTCGTCGGGTTGAGGGTTTTTACCCGCTTCACAAAAGGAAATAGAGAACGTGGCCATGCCGCCCTTGTCCGTGGTTTCCCGGACACGCCACTCTTGCACAGCAACCGTGCGGGAACCGAAATACGGGTGAACAAGTCCGCCGGGGCCATAGGCATCAAGGGCCTCGATAAGCACGTCCCGAGCCTTCATATAATCCGGCCCCAGAACATACGCTTCAATGCTGAACAATTTTGCTTTACGCCCCAGGTCTTCGGCGTTGGGATCGTCGCGCAACGGGAATTCGTCCAACACGATCCGGCGGCCGCCGGTCAGGGTATGATCCTTGACGAAAAAGGGCTTGCCTCGGAAGCTCGCGTCGCTCAGTTGCTCTTTCCAGCTCATCGTCCAACTCCCCCATATACAGGCCCGAATCAACGTCCAGTTCCATGCCCTGGGCGTCCATTTCAGTCACCCTTGTACGGTCTTCACTGATTTCAATGCGCATTTTTGCTTCGGGTTGTTTCGGTGTATCCGGTTCGGTCAACCAATCACCCACAACGTCACCGAGCCAACCACCAGCCATGGAACCAAGCATTCCACCGACTGCCGTGCCGACCCCGGGCAAAATGATTGACCCTATGGTTGCGCCAAGCACACCGCCGCCGACACTGCCAGCGGTGGATATACCGGCTTGGGCCGTGCGGCCCCATTTTTGGGAACTTGTGAGTGATTCGTCGGTCATGATGTCTGCCACATCAATGATGGAACCAACGGTGGTAATGGCCGCACCTACTCCACCCAGGCCTCGGGAGAGGCCTCGATGTCTCCCAAGAAATTTGGAGCCACGACGAAGCCAGCCGCTGCGCCTCTTGGTCCGTCCGCCTTTCTTGCCGGACTTTCCCGAATCGCCTTGCCAGC
This window encodes:
- a CDS encoding DNA circularization N-terminal domain-containing protein, giving the protein MTGGRRIVLDEFPLRDDPNAEDLGRKAKLFSIEAYVLGPDYMKARDVLIEALDAYGPGGLVHPYFGSRTVAVQEWRVRETTDKGGMATFSISFCEAGKNPQPDETVDTSWAVKDSAATVQETSKKDFAASFDVKGSEWVRTEAIDLVNTALDEVWSVFDQAAVPVNFAGMVASDMTSLRSDVSTLIATPDVLANRITGIVSGLFPQNWIGSSSSDGLSVQRVKTPVSATSDLFIYSGSVPAASPLSTMGAKASQNAEAVSGLIRRTSMTEAAVAASTMTFDTFDDAQTVRDVLVNSLEDEAASATDPVYLALTELRVAVVKDFADRAGLPRLTSYTPSATLPGLALAHAIYGDASRADEICRRNWVRHPGAIPGGVKLEVLTND